The Euphorbia lathyris chromosome 3, ddEupLath1.1, whole genome shotgun sequence genome contains a region encoding:
- the LOC136221694 gene encoding universal stress protein PHOS34, with the protein MESLNEDEEYNWRSVELPSLIPIVPAPELDRESGERRRGRDILVAIDHGPNSKHAFDWALIHLCRLADTIHLVHAVSSVKNNVVYEMAQGLMEKLAVEAYQISMVKTVARIVEGDDAGKIICKEAERLRPAAVVMGTRGRGLIQSVLQGSVSEYCFRHCKTAPVAIVPGKEAGDESLVGWK; encoded by the exons ATGGAGAGTCTGAATGAGGATGAAGAGTACAATTGGAGATCGGTGGAACTGCCATCATTGATCCCAATAGTTCCAGCACCAGAGCTAGATAGGGAATCAGGAGAAAGAAGGAGAGGGAGAGATATACTCGTAGCTATTGATCATGGACCCAACAGCAAGCATGCCTTTGATTGGGCTTTGATTCATCTTTGCAGGCTTGCTGATACCATCCATCTTGTTCATGCTGTTTCCA GTGTGAAGAATAATGTTGTTTATGAGATGGCTCAGGGGCTTATGGAGAAGCTTGCTGTTGAGGCTTACCAGATTTCCATG GTGAAGACTGTTGCTCGTATAGTAGAAGGGGACGATGCAGGTAAGATAATTTGCAAAGAAGCAGAAAGGTTAAGGCCTGCAGCAGTGGTAATGGGTACCAGAGGCAGAGGCTTAATTCAAAG TGTACTGCAGGGAAGTGTGAGTGAATATTGCTTCCGTCATTGTAAAACAGCTCCGGTAGCAATTGTTCCTGGGAAAG AAGCTGGAGATGAATCTTTAGTTGGATGGAAGTAA